In one Lolium rigidum isolate FL_2022 chromosome 3, APGP_CSIRO_Lrig_0.1, whole genome shotgun sequence genomic region, the following are encoded:
- the LOC124702848 gene encoding eIF5-mimic protein 1-like, whose protein sequence is MSSKEKPTLGGQRIKTRKRNIAAPLDPASFSDAIVQIYLDNAGDLELVAKSIESSDLNFSRYGDTFFEVVFIGVRTQPGTIKPEEEGERHPYSLIDCAAQRESILPYVLFIQKTLRRRPFLIKSLENVMRKFLQSLEFFEENERQKLAIFTALAFSQKLSGLPPETVFQPLLKDNLVAKGIVLSFITEFFKEYLKENSLDDLIALLKKGKMEDNLLEFFPSGKRTSEALSEHFTKEGLTSLVEYNDKKMFEVKLKEIKSTLTTMISEEAEISEVTEVVKQQVKDAQFPDLEVVRMLWDVLMEAVQWSGKNQQQNSNSALRQVNAWAGLMNAFCTSGKLELELIYKVQTQCYEDAKLMKLFPEIVRSLYDQDVLAEDTILLWFRKGSNQKGRQSFVKTLEPFVKWLEEAEEEE, encoded by the exons AGGCCAGCGGATTAAGACCCGCAAGCGGAATATCGCGGCTCCTTTGGACCCTGCATCATTCTCTGATGCAATTGTCCAGATTTATCTGGATAATGCTGGAGATCTG GAACTTGTTGCCAAAAGTATAGAGTCCTCGGATCTCAACTTCTCACGTTACGGTGACACTTTCTTTGAG GTTGTTTTCATTGGAGTGCGTACTCAACCTGGCACAAttaaaccggaagaagaaggagagcgcCACCCCTATTCTCTCATTGACTGTGCAGCGCAACGTGAATCAATTTTGCCTTATGTCCTCTTTATTCAGAAAACATTACGCAGGAGGCCTTTCTTGATAAAGAGTCTTGAAAATGTTATGCGCAAATTCCTCCAATCCTTGGAGTTCTTTGAAGAAAATGAGAGGCAGAAACTTGCCATTTTCACAGCACTTGCATTTTCGCAGAAATTATCAGGTCTTCCACCTGAAACTGTCTTTCAGCCATTGCTCAAGGACAATCTTGTTGCCAAAGGGATAGTGCTTTCGTTCATTACTGAGTTTTTCAAGGAATATCTCAAGGAAAATAGTTTGGATGATCTGATTGCACTTTTGAAGAAAGGCAAAATGGAGGACAATTTACTGGAATTTTTTCCCTCAGGAAAGAGAACTTCTGAGGCTTTATCTGAGCATTTCAC CAAAGAAGGTTTGACTAGTCTTGTTGAGTACAATGACAAGAAAATGTTTGAAGTTAAACTCAAGGAGATAAAGTCAACACTGACCACCATGATCAGCGAAGAAGCTGAAATTTCTGAAGTCACTGAGGTTGTCAAGCAACAGGTGAAGGATGCTCAGTTTCCTGATTTAGAGGTTGTCCGCATGCTGTGGGATGTTCTGATGGAAGCTGTTCAGTGGTCTGGAAAGAACCAGCAACAAAATTCAAATTCAGCACTTCGGCAG GTGAATGCTTGGGCTGGTCTTATGAATGCTTTTTGCACAAGTGGAAAGCTAGAACTGGAACTTATATACAAGGTGCAGACACAGTGCTACGAGGATGCTAAGCTGATGAAGCTGTTCCCTGAAATTGTAAGATCACTGTATGATCAAGATGTCTTGGCTGAAGATACCATACTTCTTTGGTTCCGAAAGGGTTCGAACCAAAAAGGGAG GCAATCATTTGTGAAAACCCTGGAGCCTTTTGTCAAATGGCTTGAGGAGGCTGAGGAGGAAGAATGA